The genomic region CATGAGTAATTACCCAGTATGGTTCTTTATTAAGAATGATATCTTTCAACTCGTTTCTTGCCCCTTGGTTTTCGTGGGCAGTAAGAATAGTCGGTACATCCTCGCCAACCCCTTGAGGTATTTTACAGCCATACCTTATTTCTTCCATACCCCCGTTCTGGTCAATATAGTTGCGTTGAGGGTGTCCAAGAAAAACAGGGTAAGTATCTACCTTAGACGCAACAGAAACAACCTTGAGTTTGTTAAGTTGCATCATTTCTACAGGAGTAGATTTATCAACTTTTAAAGTATCGCTAAAGGGGCATATTAACCCCGTTGCTGACATATTGTTCGTAGTAATAATATAAATTATACGGTAACCTCTGTCAAAACATTTCGCAAGAGTACCGCCTGCAAACATTTCTATGTCCCCTGAATGGGCTCCTATGAACATTATTGTTTTTGGCATTAATCTATTATTTCCTCGTTCAAGATAAAGATGTTGTTCCTTCTCCAGAAGACACAATAGCATACACCTCAGCAGCACCACAACCTACGCTTTTGCCCCACATTTTATTTGAAACTATTGGAAAAAAACCAGGTCTTCGAGGAAACGGAATCTGGCATTTATGAACAGAGATAAGGTCTATCTTTTTCTCAATATATTCCGTAATATCCACATAAACATCACATTTAATATTGGTTTCACCGAGATATGTATGTCTTTCTCTCCAGAAAAGCAGACCACCTCTATAACCTCTTTTTTTAGCAATTCTATAACTATTCAAAACCAGAAGCGCAGTTCCAATATGTTCAATATCCTGTTGAACAAGCCCATGGGTCACAATCCATTCAGGGTTATGTTGCAAAATTAAATCAGCAAGAGTATCGCAGGACTTATCATCTTCATAAGCAGTCACTATAGTCGGCACATCAACAGGTACGCCTTCAGGAAGAGAACTGCCGTACCTCAACTCCGCACAATGCCTGCCCCAACACACAGTATTGTTTGTTTTTACATCCCCATTATAATGCCTCTGAGGGTGGTCAAGATGCACGGGAACAGTACCCAAA from bacterium harbors:
- a CDS encoding PIG-L family deacetylase; its protein translation is MQKVFMAIGAHADDIELNVGGTLLKYKDKGYRIVYVMATNNMSGGWSKIQPDGSVRVDTPGTLEMMKQRKMESAKGAALLGTVPVHLDHPQRHYNGDVKTNNTVCWGRHCAELRYGSSLPEGVPVDVPTIVTAYEDDKSCDTLADLILQHNPEWIVTHGLVQQDIEHIGTALLVLNSYRIAKKRGYRGGLLFWRERHTYLGETNIKCDVYVDITEYIEKKIDLISVHKCQIPFPRRPGFFPIVSNKMWGKSVGCGAAEVYAIVSSGEGTTSLS